From Propionispora vibrioides, one genomic window encodes:
- the lysS gene encoding lysine--tRNA ligase — MSDNEQVTPQEETTGLNELMRARREKLTAIEAMDIEPFGRKYNFTHHAAEVLENFETLEGQTAKLAGRIMSVRGHGKTCFAHLMDMSGKIQLYFRQDAIGEEEYRKIHLLDIGDILGVEGTVFRTQRGEISLKISNFEILSKSLRPLPEKWHGLKDVEMRYRQRYLDLIVNPEVRQTFVTRSKIIRALRCFLDAKDFLEVETPMMHPIAGGAAARPFITHHNALDMKLYMRIAPELYLKRLIVGGFEKVYELGRMFRNEGISIKHNPEFTMVELYQAYADHEDVMKLTEELISSVAKEVLGTTKITYQGQEIDLTPPWNRMTMPEAIKKFAGVDFDSVKTIEEARALADQLGVKYEAKDGIGGILNHVFEEVAEEHLIQPTFITGHPTEISPLAKRNKDNPDITDRFEAFIFAREIANGFSELNDPIDQKGRFLEQVAQRESGDDEAHMMDEDYVTALEFGLPPTGGLGIGIDRLVMFLTDSYSIRDVLLFPHMRHRE, encoded by the coding sequence ATGTCAGACAATGAACAAGTAACACCACAGGAAGAAACAACCGGTTTAAATGAATTAATGCGGGCCCGCCGTGAAAAGTTGACAGCTATTGAAGCAATGGACATTGAACCTTTTGGCCGTAAGTACAATTTTACACATCATGCGGCCGAGGTTTTAGAAAACTTTGAAACGTTGGAAGGTCAAACGGCTAAACTCGCCGGGCGTATTATGTCTGTCCGCGGACACGGAAAAACCTGTTTTGCCCATCTCATGGACATGAGCGGCAAGATACAATTGTATTTTCGTCAGGATGCGATAGGTGAAGAGGAATACCGGAAGATACATCTGCTGGATATCGGTGATATTTTAGGAGTTGAGGGAACGGTATTCAGAACGCAACGTGGCGAAATCAGTCTTAAGATCAGCAACTTTGAAATTCTGTCGAAATCGTTGCGACCGCTGCCGGAAAAGTGGCATGGACTCAAAGATGTGGAAATGCGCTACCGGCAGAGATATTTGGATCTGATTGTAAACCCCGAAGTACGGCAGACTTTTGTGACTCGCAGCAAAATTATCCGGGCTTTACGGTGTTTCCTTGATGCAAAAGACTTCCTGGAAGTGGAAACCCCGATGATGCATCCCATTGCCGGCGGTGCGGCAGCCCGTCCGTTCATCACCCACCATAACGCGCTGGATATGAAGCTATATATGCGGATTGCGCCGGAGCTTTATTTAAAACGTCTGATTGTCGGCGGTTTTGAAAAAGTCTATGAGCTTGGCCGCATGTTCCGGAATGAAGGCATTTCCATTAAACATAACCCTGAGTTTACTATGGTGGAACTTTATCAGGCCTATGCTGACCATGAAGATGTTATGAAGCTTACCGAGGAATTGATTTCTTCCGTGGCAAAAGAAGTGCTTGGCACAACGAAGATTACTTATCAAGGGCAGGAAATTGATTTAACGCCGCCTTGGAACCGGATGACGATGCCGGAAGCCATTAAGAAATTTGCCGGTGTCGATTTTGACTCAGTCAAAACAATCGAAGAAGCGAGAGCTCTAGCGGATCAATTAGGTGTGAAATATGAAGCGAAAGACGGTATTGGTGGAATTTTAAATCATGTGTTTGAGGAAGTTGCCGAAGAACATCTGATTCAGCCTACCTTTATTACCGGACATCCGACTGAAATTTCGCCTTTGGCTAAACGGAATAAGGACAACCCCGATATAACCGATCGTTTCGAGGCCTTTATCTTTGCCCGTGAAATTGCCAATGGATTCTCGGAATTAAATGATCCTATCGACCAAAAGGGCCGTTTCCTGGAACAGGTGGCACAAAGAGAGTCCGGTGACGATGAAGCGCATATGATGGATGAAGATTATGTGACTGCTTTGGAATTCGGCTTGCCGCCGACAGGCGGGTTGGGAATTGGCATTGACCGGTTGGTGATGTTCCTGACTGACAGTTACTCTATCCGGGATGTTTTGTTGTTCCCGCATATGAGACATAGGGAATAA
- the greA gene encoding transcription elongation factor GreA, with protein MAEKQIILTLEGLKKTEQKLDYLKSVRRREVAERIKQAIEFGDISENSEYEDAKNEQAFIEGEILTLEKTLRNAQVIDEGEISTDVVAVGATVRLKDLEFSDELEYTIVGSAEADPTESKISNESPVGAAILGQKVGSIVEVNVPAGILKYEILDIKR; from the coding sequence ATGGCAGAAAAACAGATTATCCTTACGTTAGAGGGATTAAAGAAGACCGAACAAAAGCTGGACTACTTAAAATCGGTAAGACGGCGTGAGGTAGCGGAGCGCATAAAGCAAGCCATAGAATTTGGCGATATCAGCGAAAACTCGGAATATGAAGATGCGAAAAATGAACAAGCCTTTATTGAAGGTGAAATCCTTACCCTGGAAAAAACCTTACGCAATGCTCAGGTTATTGATGAAGGAGAAATCAGTACTGATGTTGTTGCAGTTGGTGCGACCGTTCGCTTAAAGGATTTGGAGTTTTCCGATGAATTGGAATATACCATCGTTGGTTCGGCGGAGGCTGATCCGACTGAGTCTAAAATTTCTAACGAATCGCCTGTCGGAGCAGCTATTCTAGGTCAAAAGGTAGGCAGCATCGTGGAAGTAAATGTCCCGGCGGGAATATTAAAATATGAAATTCTGGATATTAAACGTTAA
- a CDS encoding shikimate dehydrogenase — protein sequence MEKFAFILHPLTAKDVSRKFPVVKDLPDPFVETLIKYVPPFKVSTITGIQSPCNEAEGWFIGCPLTSRQMLELPEKYVLNKIIKAGKIAEKLGANVVGLGAFTSIVGDAGITVADHLNIAVTTGNSYTVATAIEGIRQAAAIMDIKLEEANILILGATGSIGAACAQILAKEVRFLTLAARNGTKLEWLAGQIMRHTGLAVRVTSNTKAALKTADIIIAVTSAVDSIIEAEDLKPGAIVCDVARPRNVSRKVAELRDDILVIEGGIVEVPGQVDFGMHFGFPAGTAYACMAETMILALEKRYENFTLGRELTVRQVETIEQLGKKHGFKLSGLRSFERALRPEEVAAIKTNAARKSTALRREIV from the coding sequence ATGGAAAAGTTTGCATTTATCCTTCATCCTCTTACGGCGAAAGATGTAAGCCGGAAGTTTCCCGTAGTTAAGGATTTGCCCGATCCGTTCGTAGAGACCTTGATTAAATATGTTCCTCCCTTTAAGGTTTCCACTATAACCGGGATACAATCACCCTGCAATGAAGCGGAGGGCTGGTTTATCGGCTGCCCGTTGACATCGCGGCAAATGCTGGAGCTGCCGGAGAAATATGTGCTGAACAAGATAATCAAGGCTGGCAAGATCGCGGAAAAGCTGGGGGCAAACGTGGTTGGCCTGGGAGCGTTTACCTCTATTGTCGGTGATGCGGGAATCACCGTTGCCGATCATCTAAATATTGCCGTTACCACAGGCAATAGCTATACGGTGGCCACGGCTATTGAGGGAATACGGCAGGCTGCCGCTATCATGGATATAAAGCTGGAGGAGGCTAATATTTTAATACTCGGGGCAACCGGTTCGATTGGTGCAGCCTGTGCGCAAATTTTGGCCAAAGAGGTCCGTTTCTTGACACTGGCCGCTCGCAACGGAACGAAGCTGGAATGGCTGGCCGGACAAATTATGCGTCATACAGGATTGGCTGTGCGGGTAACGTCCAATACAAAAGCTGCATTAAAAACGGCGGACATCATTATTGCCGTAACCAGTGCGGTAGATAGTATTATTGAGGCGGAAGACCTGAAACCGGGAGCTATCGTGTGTGATGTGGCCAGACCGCGCAATGTGTCCAGAAAGGTGGCAGAACTGAGAGACGACATTTTGGTCATTGAAGGCGGTATTGTTGAAGTACCGGGACAGGTGGATTTCGGCATGCATTTTGGTTTTCCGGCCGGCACCGCCTACGCCTGCATGGCGGAAACGATGATCCTGGCTCTGGAAAAAAGATACGAAAATTTTACATTAGGACGTGAATTAACCGTCAGGCAGGTGGAAACAATAGAGCAACTAGGTAAAAAGCATGGGTTCAAATTGTCTGGGCTCCGTAGTTTTGAGCGCGCTTTGCGGCCGGAAGAGGTAGCTGCAATAAAAACAAATGCTGCAAGGAAAAGTACCGCTTTAAGGAGGGAAATCGTTTAG
- a CDS encoding quinate 5-dehydrogenase: MKRIVSISLGASERDHHSVETIGGQPVAISRIGTDGSIKKAMQLIRQLDGQVDAFGLGGTDLYIYAGGKRYTFRESARLAGVARKTPVVDGSGLKNTLERRVIQFLDDQRIVQFQDTPVLLVCAVDRFGMAEALTERGSKLVFGDLLFGVGLPLPLHTLTGLARLARCLAPVITRLPVRFFYPTGLSQQQATPRFGSYFREAAVIAGDFHYIRRYMPDSLAGKSIITNTVTAQDMALLKERGVKTLITTTPWMSGRSCGTNVLEGVLVALAGKRPEELTGRDYERWLTELDIRPRIECWG; encoded by the coding sequence GTGAAACGCATTGTCAGTATTAGCCTGGGAGCGTCAGAACGCGATCACCATTCCGTCGAAACAATCGGCGGTCAACCGGTTGCTATTTCCCGTATAGGCACAGACGGAAGTATAAAGAAGGCCATGCAACTGATCCGTCAACTGGATGGGCAGGTAGATGCTTTTGGTCTGGGCGGAACTGATCTTTACATTTATGCCGGTGGAAAGCGGTACACCTTTCGCGAAAGTGCCCGGTTGGCAGGAGTAGCCAGGAAAACGCCGGTCGTCGATGGCAGTGGTCTTAAAAATACTTTGGAACGGCGGGTCATTCAATTTCTGGATGATCAGCGCATTGTACAATTCCAGGATACGCCAGTGCTGCTGGTCTGTGCGGTAGATCGCTTTGGCATGGCCGAGGCCTTGACGGAACGGGGCAGTAAGCTGGTTTTTGGCGATTTACTGTTCGGTGTGGGTTTGCCGTTGCCGCTACATACCTTGACCGGCCTGGCAAGGCTGGCGCGTTGCCTGGCTCCTGTAATTACCCGGCTCCCCGTCCGGTTTTTCTATCCCACCGGATTAAGTCAACAACAGGCAACCCCCCGGTTTGGCAGTTACTTTCGTGAAGCGGCGGTTATTGCCGGTGATTTTCATTATATCAGGCGGTATATGCCGGATAGCTTGGCAGGCAAGAGCATTATCACCAATACCGTTACCGCCCAGGATATGGCGCTGCTCAAAGAACGCGGTGTGAAGACGCTGATAACGACTACACCATGGATGAGCGGACGGTCTTGTGGTACGAATGTGCTGGAAGGAGTGCTTGTTGCCTTAGCGGGCAAACGGCCGGAAGAACTTACCGGACGGGATTATGAACGGTGGTTAACCGAGCTGGATATAAGGCCCCGGATCGAGTGCTGGGGATAG
- a CDS encoding transcriptional regulator — MLLRIGAKVINLYKIHQILDNIMLMRSRGYSQMETSEAFGLDRTVISKLETLGEIRKGGKVAIIGFPIKNCDEIDAIARQTGIDYCLVLSEQGRQEFIRQRSGLELFNDLIRILSQLRTYETVIVIGSDKRVALFGALLDKEIVAIKIGESPLVADEYVDPAKVRTIMEQLL; from the coding sequence ATGTTGTTGCGCATCGGAGCTAAAGTCATCAATTTGTATAAAATCCACCAAATACTGGACAATATTATGCTTATGCGTTCCCGGGGCTACTCTCAGATGGAAACGTCCGAAGCTTTCGGACTGGACCGTACGGTCATCTCTAAACTGGAAACGCTGGGAGAAATCCGGAAAGGCGGTAAGGTGGCCATTATCGGGTTTCCGATAAAAAACTGCGATGAAATTGATGCTATTGCCAGGCAAACCGGTATTGATTACTGTCTGGTGCTATCGGAGCAGGGCCGGCAGGAATTTATCAGGCAAAGGTCAGGGCTGGAATTATTCAACGATTTGATCCGCATTCTTTCCCAATTGCGGACCTATGAAACGGTGATTGTCATTGGCTCCGATAAGAGAGTCGCGCTATTTGGCGCCTTGCTTGACAAGGAGATTGTCGCCATTAAAATTGGCGAATCGCCGTTGGTGGCCGACGAATATGTAGACCCGGCAAAGGTACGCACCATTATGGAGCAGCTTTTATAG
- the dusB gene encoding tRNA dihydrouridine synthase DusB yields the protein MQIGNIILKNPVILAPMAGVTDLPFRLLAKEMGCGLVYSEMVSNKGLLYKNTNTESIMQSEDRERPVAVQLFGSDPDGMAEAAKIVEQAGVDIIDINMGCPTPKIVKNGEGSALMKQPELAYRIMASVTEAAHKPVTVKIRKGWDDDSVNAVEMALLAEKAGISAIAVHGRTREQFYAGQADWSIIKKVKESVTIPVIGNGDVRTPQDAARMMEETACDAVMVGRAAQGNPWIFRQITHYLAAGELLPPPGMAERMDVLFRHLDMLLYYKGEYVGIREMRRHAAWYTKGLPHSNEMRLRFNQAESRQDFIDTVKRYFS from the coding sequence ATGCAGATTGGAAACATAATACTGAAAAATCCGGTTATTCTGGCGCCGATGGCTGGTGTAACCGATTTACCCTTTCGACTGCTGGCCAAGGAAATGGGCTGCGGCCTGGTATATTCCGAAATGGTCAGCAACAAGGGCTTACTATACAAAAACACCAATACGGAAAGCATTATGCAAAGCGAGGACCGGGAGCGGCCGGTAGCCGTTCAGTTGTTTGGCTCCGATCCGGACGGGATGGCCGAAGCTGCTAAAATCGTAGAACAAGCCGGGGTTGATATTATTGATATCAACATGGGGTGCCCTACACCTAAGATTGTAAAAAACGGTGAAGGCTCGGCGCTGATGAAGCAACCGGAATTAGCTTACCGCATTATGGCCAGTGTAACGGAAGCAGCTCACAAACCGGTAACTGTTAAAATCCGCAAAGGCTGGGATGACGACTCGGTAAACGCTGTGGAAATGGCCCTGCTGGCCGAAAAGGCCGGTATTAGCGCAATCGCGGTGCATGGACGTACCCGGGAGCAGTTTTACGCCGGTCAGGCTGACTGGAGTATTATAAAAAAAGTGAAAGAGAGCGTGACCATTCCGGTCATTGGCAATGGTGATGTCAGGACGCCGCAGGATGCGGCAAGAATGATGGAAGAAACCGCCTGCGACGCGGTAATGGTAGGCCGGGCCGCTCAGGGGAATCCCTGGATTTTCCGTCAAATTACGCACTATCTGGCGGCAGGAGAATTGTTGCCGCCGCCTGGCATGGCCGAACGTATGGATGTTTTGTTTCGCCATCTGGATATGCTGCTTTATTACAAAGGCGAATATGTCGGTATTCGTGAAATGCGCCGCCATGCTGCCTGGTATACAAAGGGTTTGCCCCATTCCAATGAAATGAGGCTAAGATTCAATCAAGCCGAATCCAGGCAGGATTTCATTGATACGGTAAAGCGTTACTTTTCTTAA
- a CDS encoding PTS glucitol/sorbitol transporter subunit IIA, which yields MKYEVTVTSVGDAAFELLKDTGCLIIFDKCPLTELEEISLMHTPGEIKSPLAVGDKVTMGKHEYIITAIGDEAPKTLSELGHCTFKFSGHSEVELPGQIELKGENKPEITVGDKITIE from the coding sequence ATGAAATACGAAGTTACTGTTACCAGTGTTGGAGATGCTGCCTTCGAATTATTGAAGGATACCGGCTGTTTGATTATTTTTGATAAATGTCCTTTAACTGAACTGGAAGAAATATCGCTTATGCATACGCCAGGCGAAATTAAGAGTCCTCTTGCCGTGGGCGACAAAGTAACGATGGGGAAACATGAGTACATCATTACTGCTATCGGTGACGAAGCACCGAAAACATTGAGCGAACTGGGTCATTGCACATTCAAATTTTCCGGACATTCCGAAGTGGAACTGCCGGGTCAAATTGAATTAAAAGGTGAAAATAAACCTGAAATTACGGTTGGCGATAAGATTACCATCGAATAA